The following proteins are encoded in a genomic region of Columba livia isolate bColLiv1 breed racing homer chromosome 17, bColLiv1.pat.W.v2, whole genome shotgun sequence:
- the SMTN gene encoding smoothelin isoform X5 has protein sequence MSQDNLVGMDEGALRKLLEATLDLAERRRIRSAIRELQRQELERDEEALASKRFRPERGSHRQDDKENWPRSRRLEEEQQTALAALSRQLEAITDVEELTKLLRAAGEYEERKLIRAAIRKLRAEEIEAAALAGNVQSSQRDGSECPAVPGDVKSSQRDDAETPALSESRKNSLRDDTELTALAGSRESCGEGSAEPLATAGSGESSQQDDAEQSALAGPEESSYRGAAEQPPAEEPGGSAAHKPDDAVKQEHVSAGMQELCSQEAGDPQKPSTQAVVSRTLVLPELQLPPEPSPEPEDGGKEPERAQLCSLGAAQPTGQHQAAWKEGSPGSPASTQEPGAGQSRRVEQPHLCQPGASSQLGVGLRGQVLGPAGRHGEPPVVAVPTQDIAGTQARLNTHRWEQAPSSPRPAGRTEPSPAGPPRASSVRERAQRFTPTGPGPAPSAAGAGSAGGRAGPGQWQRGPHTAPPGPAQNARAGSGGGAEQRPAPVPAGPRPGASPGLDGMKTYFTIEIKDGRMQPLTPRVVAAPGGQRAGGHRAEVTLGLRSTPIRITTIPSSGSGVCSISSVSSNVIKMEPEVVEQPQTSRLVVEQPQTSRLVVEQPQTSRLVVEQPQTSRLVVEQPQAPRLVVEQPQAPRLVVEQPQAPRPVVEQPQAPRPEPELPNGMEKVQLRELERRSKLNIEELNRIEDEDVLDKMLDRTTDFEERRLIRNAMRELRQRKRDQREKERDQRLQETRSQAGRAGHATETTTTQSTQSADGSARSSVTKTERLIQSSDGTKTSRTTTMESSYLKRSDSGNSTFVQTKSSYSSSSKKTGSIFDREDESASRQSSLAALERRQAEKKKELMKAQSLPKTSASQARKAMMEKLQKEGGSSPNPAPARSAVQRSSSCVTNANSIKQMLLDWCRAKTRGYEHVDIQNFSSSWSDGMAFCALVHNFFPEAFDYSQLTPQNRRHNFEVAFSSAEKHADCPQLLDVEDMVRMREPDWKCVYTYIQEFYRCLVQKGLVKTKKS, from the exons CTGGAGGCAACGCTGGACCTGGCTGAGCGGCGCCGCATCCGCTCGGCTATCAGGGAGCTGCAGCGGCAGGAGCTGGAGCGGGACGAGGAGGCGCTGGCATCCAAGCGCTTCCGCCCCGAGCGCGGCAGCCACCGGCAGGACGACAAGGAGAACTGGCCGCG GTCCCGGCGTctggaggaggagcagcagacAGCCCTGGCTGCCTTGTCCCGGCAGCTCGAAGCCATCACCGACGTGGAGGAGCTGACAAAACTG CTGCGGGCGGCAGGTGAGTACGAGGAGCGCAAGCTGATCCGAGCTGCGATACGCAAGCTGCGGGCTGAGGAGATTGAAG ctgcagccctggctgggaACGTGCAGAGCAGCCAGAGGGACGGCAGTGAGTGCCCTGCTGTGCCTGGGGATGTGAAGAGCAGCCAGAGGGATGATGCTGAAACGCCAGCCCTGTCCGAGAGCAGGAAGAACAGCCTGAGGGACGATACAGAGCTGACAGCCCTagctgggagcagggagagctgTGGCGAGGGCAGTGCTGAGCCCCTGGCCACAGCCGGGAGTGGGGAGAGCAGCCAGCAGGATGATGCAGAGCAGTCAGCGCTGGCTGGGCCAGAGGAGAGCAGCTACAGGGGAGCTGCAGAACAACCCCCTGCCGAGGAACCTGGAGGCTCAGCG GCCCACAAGCCAGATGATGCAGTGAAGCAGGAACACGTCTCGGCTGGAATGCAGGAGCTATGCAGCCAGGAGGCGGGAGACCCCCAGAAACCCAGCACCCAGG CTGTGGTCTCCAGGACCCTCGTGCTCCCggagctgcagctgcccccAGAGCCCAGCCCGGAGCCTGAAGATGGTGGCAAGGAGCCAGAGCGGGCCCAGCTGTGTTCCCTGGGTGCTGCCCAGCCCACAGGCCAGCACCAGGCAGCCTGGAAGGAAGGGAGCCcgggcagccctgccagcacccagGAGCCGGGTGCAGGGCAAAGCCGCCGGGTGGAGCAGCCCCACCTGTGCCAGCCTGGTGCCAGCAGTCAG CTTGGTGTTGGGTTGCGTGGCCAGGTGCTGGGGCCGGCTGGGAGGCACGGGGAGCCACCCGTGG TGGCGGTGCCCACCCAGGATATAGCGGGGACCCAGGCTCGCCTGAACACTCACCGGTGGGAGCAAGCACCTTCCTCTCCACGCCCAGCCGGCCGCACAG AGCCGAGCCCCGCCGGGCCGCCGCGGGCATCCTCGGTGCGGGAGCGCGCCCAGCGCTTCACCCCGACGGGTCCGGGACCGGCCCCcagcgcggcgggggcgggcagCGCGGGGGGGCGGGCCGGCCCCGGCCAATGGCAGCGGGGGCCCCACACGGCCCCGCCGGGGCCCGCTCAAAACGCGCGGGCCGGCAGCGGCGGAGGCGCAGAGCAGCGCCCGGCCCCGGTCCCCGCCGGCCCCCGCCCCGGTGCCAGCCCTGGCCTTGACGGCATGAAGACCTACTTCACCATCGAGATCAAGGATGGGCGCATGCAGCCCCTCACGCCCCGCGTCGTGGCCGCCCCCGGCGGCCAGCGGGCAGGTGGGCACCGGGCGG AGGTGACCCTGGGGCTGCGGAGCACCCCCATCCGCATCACCACCATCCCCAGCAGCGGCAGTGGCGTCTGCAGCATCAGCAGCGTCAGCAGCAATGTCATCAAG ATGGAACCAGAGGTGGTGGAGCAGCCCCAGACGTCGAGACTGGTGGTGGAGCAGCCCCAGACGTCGAGACTGGTGGTGGAGCAGCCCCAGACGTCGAGACTGGTGGTGGAGCAGCCCCAGACGTCGAGACTGGTggtggagcagccccaggcaccGAGACTGGTggtggagcagccccaggcaccGAGACTGGTggtggagcagccccaggcaccAAGACCGGTggtggagcagccccaggcaccGAGACCAGAGCCAGAGCTGCCCAACGGCATGGAAAAGGTCcaactgagggagctggagagAAGGAGCAAGCTGAATATCGAGGAGCTGAACAGGATCGAGGATGAGGATGTTCTGGATAAGATG CTGGATCGGACAACAGACTTCGAGGAGCGGCGACTGATCCGAAATGCCATGCGGGAGCTGCGCCAGCGCAAGCGAG ACCAGCGGGAGAAGGAGCGGGACCAGCGGCTGCAGGAGACAaggagccaggcagggagggccGGCCATGCCACCGAGACCACCACCACGCAGAGCACCCAGTCAGCCGATGGCTCGGCACGCAGCTCCGTCACCAAGACTGAGCGTCTCATCCAGTCTA GTGATGGCACCAAGACCTCCCGTACCACAACCATGGAGTCGAGTTATCTGAAGAGATCAGACA gTGGCAATAGCACATTTGTTCAAACAAAATCATCCTACAGCTCCTCATCCAAGAAGACAGGCAG CATCTTTGACCGTGAAGACGAGAGtgcctccaggcagagcagcctggctgcGCTGGAGCGGCGTCAGgctgagaaaaagaaggagCTGATGAAAGCTCAGAGCCTGCCCAAGACATCGGCCTCGCAGGCTCGCAAGGCCATGatggagaagctgcagaaggAGGGTGGGAG CTCGCCAAACCCCGCGCCAGCACGCAGCGCCGTACAGCGCTCCTCCAGCTGTGTGACCAATGCCAACAGCATCAAGCAGATGTTGCTGGACTGGTGCAGAGCCAAGACCCGAGGCTATGAG CACGTGGACATCCAGAACTTCTCGTCCAGCTGGAGTGATGGTATGGCCTTCTGCGCCTTGGTCCACAATTTCTTCCCCGAGGCGTTTGACTACAGCCAACTGACACCTCAGAACCGCCGCCACAACTTTGAAGTGGCCTTCTCCTCCGCAGA GAAGCACGCGGACTGTCCGCAGTTGCTGGACGTGGAGGACATGGTCCGGATGCGCGAGCCAGATTGGAagtgtgtgtacacatacatTCAGGAATTCTATCGCTGCCTGGTCCAGAAGGGGCTGGTAAAAACCAAAAAGTCGTAG
- the SMTN gene encoding smoothelin isoform X1 — protein sequence MSQDNLVGMDEGALRKLLEATLDLAERRRIRSAIRELQRQELERDEEALASKRFRPERGSHRQDDKENWPRSRRLEEEQQTALAALSRQLEAITDVEELTKLLRAAGEYEERKLIRAAIRKLRAEEIEAAALAGNVQSSQRDGSECPAVPGDVKSSQRDDAETPALSESRKNSLRDDTELTALAGSRESCGEGSAEPLATAGSGESSQQDDAEQSALAGPEESSYRGAAEQPPAEEPGGSAAHKPDDAVKQEHVSAGMQELCSQEAGDPQKPSTQAVVSRTLVLPELQLPPEPSPEPEDGGKEPERAQLCSLGAAQPTGQHQAAWKEGSPGSPASTQEPGAGQSRRVEQPHLCQPGASSQLGVGLRGQVLGPAGRHGEPPVVAVPTQDIAGTQARLNTHRWEQAPSSPRPAGRTEPSPAGPPRASSVRERAQRFTPTGPGPAPSAAGAGSAGGRAGPGQWQRGPHTAPPGPAQNARAGSGGGAEQRPAPVPAGPRPGASPGLDGMKTYFTIEIKDGRMQPLTPRVVAAPGGQRAGGHRAEVTLGLRSTPIRITTIPSSGSGVCSISSVSSNVIKDPCAHFEGTEEPSSPVAHPPAFSSMRQQSTLHLSRSNSGMEPEVVEQPQTSRLVVEQPQTSRLVVEQPQTSRLVVEQPQTSRLVVEQPQAPRLVVEQPQAPRLVVEQPQAPRPVVEQPQAPRPEPELPNGMEKVQLRELERRSKLNIEELNRIEDEDVLDKMLDRTTDFEERRLIRNAMRELRQRKRDQREKERDQRLQETRSQAGRAGHATETTTTQSTQSADGSARSSVTKTERLIQSSDGTKTSRTTTMESSYLKRSDSGNSTFVQTKSSYSSSSKKTGSIFDREDESASRQSSLAALERRQAEKKKELMKAQSLPKTSASQARKAMMEKLQKEGGSSPNPAPARSAVQRSSSCVTNANSIKQMLLDWCRAKTRGYEHVDIQNFSSSWSDGMAFCALVHNFFPEAFDYSQLTPQNRRHNFEVAFSSAEKHADCPQLLDVEDMVRMREPDWKCVYTYIQEFYRCLVQKGLVKTKKS from the exons CTGGAGGCAACGCTGGACCTGGCTGAGCGGCGCCGCATCCGCTCGGCTATCAGGGAGCTGCAGCGGCAGGAGCTGGAGCGGGACGAGGAGGCGCTGGCATCCAAGCGCTTCCGCCCCGAGCGCGGCAGCCACCGGCAGGACGACAAGGAGAACTGGCCGCG GTCCCGGCGTctggaggaggagcagcagacAGCCCTGGCTGCCTTGTCCCGGCAGCTCGAAGCCATCACCGACGTGGAGGAGCTGACAAAACTG CTGCGGGCGGCAGGTGAGTACGAGGAGCGCAAGCTGATCCGAGCTGCGATACGCAAGCTGCGGGCTGAGGAGATTGAAG ctgcagccctggctgggaACGTGCAGAGCAGCCAGAGGGACGGCAGTGAGTGCCCTGCTGTGCCTGGGGATGTGAAGAGCAGCCAGAGGGATGATGCTGAAACGCCAGCCCTGTCCGAGAGCAGGAAGAACAGCCTGAGGGACGATACAGAGCTGACAGCCCTagctgggagcagggagagctgTGGCGAGGGCAGTGCTGAGCCCCTGGCCACAGCCGGGAGTGGGGAGAGCAGCCAGCAGGATGATGCAGAGCAGTCAGCGCTGGCTGGGCCAGAGGAGAGCAGCTACAGGGGAGCTGCAGAACAACCCCCTGCCGAGGAACCTGGAGGCTCAGCG GCCCACAAGCCAGATGATGCAGTGAAGCAGGAACACGTCTCGGCTGGAATGCAGGAGCTATGCAGCCAGGAGGCGGGAGACCCCCAGAAACCCAGCACCCAGG CTGTGGTCTCCAGGACCCTCGTGCTCCCggagctgcagctgcccccAGAGCCCAGCCCGGAGCCTGAAGATGGTGGCAAGGAGCCAGAGCGGGCCCAGCTGTGTTCCCTGGGTGCTGCCCAGCCCACAGGCCAGCACCAGGCAGCCTGGAAGGAAGGGAGCCcgggcagccctgccagcacccagGAGCCGGGTGCAGGGCAAAGCCGCCGGGTGGAGCAGCCCCACCTGTGCCAGCCTGGTGCCAGCAGTCAG CTTGGTGTTGGGTTGCGTGGCCAGGTGCTGGGGCCGGCTGGGAGGCACGGGGAGCCACCCGTGG TGGCGGTGCCCACCCAGGATATAGCGGGGACCCAGGCTCGCCTGAACACTCACCGGTGGGAGCAAGCACCTTCCTCTCCACGCCCAGCCGGCCGCACAG AGCCGAGCCCCGCCGGGCCGCCGCGGGCATCCTCGGTGCGGGAGCGCGCCCAGCGCTTCACCCCGACGGGTCCGGGACCGGCCCCcagcgcggcgggggcgggcagCGCGGGGGGGCGGGCCGGCCCCGGCCAATGGCAGCGGGGGCCCCACACGGCCCCGCCGGGGCCCGCTCAAAACGCGCGGGCCGGCAGCGGCGGAGGCGCAGAGCAGCGCCCGGCCCCGGTCCCCGCCGGCCCCCGCCCCGGTGCCAGCCCTGGCCTTGACGGCATGAAGACCTACTTCACCATCGAGATCAAGGATGGGCGCATGCAGCCCCTCACGCCCCGCGTCGTGGCCGCCCCCGGCGGCCAGCGGGCAGGTGGGCACCGGGCGG AGGTGACCCTGGGGCTGCGGAGCACCCCCATCCGCATCACCACCATCCCCAGCAGCGGCAGTGGCGTCTGCAGCATCAGCAGCGTCAGCAGCAATGTCATCAAG GACCCTTGCGCCCACTTTGAGGGCACCGAGGAGCCCAGCAGCCCTGTGGCCCATCCGCCTGCTTTCTCCAGCATGCGCCAGCAATCGACCCTGCACCTCTCCAGGAGCAACAGTGGT ATGGAACCAGAGGTGGTGGAGCAGCCCCAGACGTCGAGACTGGTGGTGGAGCAGCCCCAGACGTCGAGACTGGTGGTGGAGCAGCCCCAGACGTCGAGACTGGTGGTGGAGCAGCCCCAGACGTCGAGACTGGTggtggagcagccccaggcaccGAGACTGGTggtggagcagccccaggcaccGAGACTGGTggtggagcagccccaggcaccAAGACCGGTggtggagcagccccaggcaccGAGACCAGAGCCAGAGCTGCCCAACGGCATGGAAAAGGTCcaactgagggagctggagagAAGGAGCAAGCTGAATATCGAGGAGCTGAACAGGATCGAGGATGAGGATGTTCTGGATAAGATG CTGGATCGGACAACAGACTTCGAGGAGCGGCGACTGATCCGAAATGCCATGCGGGAGCTGCGCCAGCGCAAGCGAG ACCAGCGGGAGAAGGAGCGGGACCAGCGGCTGCAGGAGACAaggagccaggcagggagggccGGCCATGCCACCGAGACCACCACCACGCAGAGCACCCAGTCAGCCGATGGCTCGGCACGCAGCTCCGTCACCAAGACTGAGCGTCTCATCCAGTCTA GTGATGGCACCAAGACCTCCCGTACCACAACCATGGAGTCGAGTTATCTGAAGAGATCAGACA gTGGCAATAGCACATTTGTTCAAACAAAATCATCCTACAGCTCCTCATCCAAGAAGACAGGCAG CATCTTTGACCGTGAAGACGAGAGtgcctccaggcagagcagcctggctgcGCTGGAGCGGCGTCAGgctgagaaaaagaaggagCTGATGAAAGCTCAGAGCCTGCCCAAGACATCGGCCTCGCAGGCTCGCAAGGCCATGatggagaagctgcagaaggAGGGTGGGAG CTCGCCAAACCCCGCGCCAGCACGCAGCGCCGTACAGCGCTCCTCCAGCTGTGTGACCAATGCCAACAGCATCAAGCAGATGTTGCTGGACTGGTGCAGAGCCAAGACCCGAGGCTATGAG CACGTGGACATCCAGAACTTCTCGTCCAGCTGGAGTGATGGTATGGCCTTCTGCGCCTTGGTCCACAATTTCTTCCCCGAGGCGTTTGACTACAGCCAACTGACACCTCAGAACCGCCGCCACAACTTTGAAGTGGCCTTCTCCTCCGCAGA GAAGCACGCGGACTGTCCGCAGTTGCTGGACGTGGAGGACATGGTCCGGATGCGCGAGCCAGATTGGAagtgtgtgtacacatacatTCAGGAATTCTATCGCTGCCTGGTCCAGAAGGGGCTGGTAAAAACCAAAAAGTCGTAG
- the SMTN gene encoding smoothelin isoform X7, which translates to MSQDNLVGMDEGALRKLLEATLDLAERRRIRSAIRELQRQELERDEEALASKRFRPERGSHRQDDKENWPRSRRLEEEQQTALAALSRQLEAITDVEELTKLLRAAGEYEERKLIRAAIRKLRAEEIEAAALAGNVQSSQRDGSECPAVPGDVKSSQRDDAETPALSESRKNSLRDDTELTALAGSRESCGEGSAEPLATAGSGESSQQDDAEQSALAGPEESSYRGAAEQPPAEEPGGSAAHKPDDAVKQEHVSAGMQELCSQEAGDPQKPSTQAVVSRTLVLPELQLPPEPSPEPEDGGKEPERAQLCSLGAAQPTGQHQAAWKEGSPGSPASTQEPGAGQSRRVEQPHLCQPGASSQLGVGLRGQVLGPAGRHGEPPVVAVPTQDIAGTQARLNTHRWEQAPSSPRPAGRTEPSPAGPPRASSVRERAQRFTPTGPGPAPSAAGAGSAGGRAGPGQWQRGPHTAPPGPAQNARAGSGGGAEQRPAPVPAGPRPGASPGLDGMKTYFTIEIKDGRMQPLTPRVVAAPGGQRAEVTLGLRSTPIRITTIPSSGSGVCSISSVSSNVIKMEPEVVEQPQTSRLVVEQPQTSRLVVEQPQTSRLVVEQPQTSRLVVEQPQAPRLVVEQPQAPRLVVEQPQAPRPVVEQPQAPRPEPELPNGMEKVQLRELERRSKLNIEELNRIEDEDVLDKMLDRTTDFEERRLIRNAMRELRQRKRDQREKERDQRLQETRSQAGRAGHATETTTTQSTQSADGSARSSVTKTERLIQSSDGTKTSRTTTMESSYLKRSDSGNSTFVQTKSSYSSSSKKTGSIFDREDESASRQSSLAALERRQAEKKKELMKAQSLPKTSASQARKAMMEKLQKEGGSSPNPAPARSAVQRSSSCVTNANSIKQMLLDWCRAKTRGYEHVDIQNFSSSWSDGMAFCALVHNFFPEAFDYSQLTPQNRRHNFEVAFSSAEKHADCPQLLDVEDMVRMREPDWKCVYTYIQEFYRCLVQKGLVKTKKS; encoded by the exons CTGGAGGCAACGCTGGACCTGGCTGAGCGGCGCCGCATCCGCTCGGCTATCAGGGAGCTGCAGCGGCAGGAGCTGGAGCGGGACGAGGAGGCGCTGGCATCCAAGCGCTTCCGCCCCGAGCGCGGCAGCCACCGGCAGGACGACAAGGAGAACTGGCCGCG GTCCCGGCGTctggaggaggagcagcagacAGCCCTGGCTGCCTTGTCCCGGCAGCTCGAAGCCATCACCGACGTGGAGGAGCTGACAAAACTG CTGCGGGCGGCAGGTGAGTACGAGGAGCGCAAGCTGATCCGAGCTGCGATACGCAAGCTGCGGGCTGAGGAGATTGAAG ctgcagccctggctgggaACGTGCAGAGCAGCCAGAGGGACGGCAGTGAGTGCCCTGCTGTGCCTGGGGATGTGAAGAGCAGCCAGAGGGATGATGCTGAAACGCCAGCCCTGTCCGAGAGCAGGAAGAACAGCCTGAGGGACGATACAGAGCTGACAGCCCTagctgggagcagggagagctgTGGCGAGGGCAGTGCTGAGCCCCTGGCCACAGCCGGGAGTGGGGAGAGCAGCCAGCAGGATGATGCAGAGCAGTCAGCGCTGGCTGGGCCAGAGGAGAGCAGCTACAGGGGAGCTGCAGAACAACCCCCTGCCGAGGAACCTGGAGGCTCAGCG GCCCACAAGCCAGATGATGCAGTGAAGCAGGAACACGTCTCGGCTGGAATGCAGGAGCTATGCAGCCAGGAGGCGGGAGACCCCCAGAAACCCAGCACCCAGG CTGTGGTCTCCAGGACCCTCGTGCTCCCggagctgcagctgcccccAGAGCCCAGCCCGGAGCCTGAAGATGGTGGCAAGGAGCCAGAGCGGGCCCAGCTGTGTTCCCTGGGTGCTGCCCAGCCCACAGGCCAGCACCAGGCAGCCTGGAAGGAAGGGAGCCcgggcagccctgccagcacccagGAGCCGGGTGCAGGGCAAAGCCGCCGGGTGGAGCAGCCCCACCTGTGCCAGCCTGGTGCCAGCAGTCAG CTTGGTGTTGGGTTGCGTGGCCAGGTGCTGGGGCCGGCTGGGAGGCACGGGGAGCCACCCGTGG TGGCGGTGCCCACCCAGGATATAGCGGGGACCCAGGCTCGCCTGAACACTCACCGGTGGGAGCAAGCACCTTCCTCTCCACGCCCAGCCGGCCGCACAG AGCCGAGCCCCGCCGGGCCGCCGCGGGCATCCTCGGTGCGGGAGCGCGCCCAGCGCTTCACCCCGACGGGTCCGGGACCGGCCCCcagcgcggcgggggcgggcagCGCGGGGGGGCGGGCCGGCCCCGGCCAATGGCAGCGGGGGCCCCACACGGCCCCGCCGGGGCCCGCTCAAAACGCGCGGGCCGGCAGCGGCGGAGGCGCAGAGCAGCGCCCGGCCCCGGTCCCCGCCGGCCCCCGCCCCGGTGCCAGCCCTGGCCTTGACGGCATGAAGACCTACTTCACCATCGAGATCAAGGATGGGCGCATGCAGCCCCTCACGCCCCGCGTCGTGGCCGCCCCCGGCGGCCAGCGGGCAG AGGTGACCCTGGGGCTGCGGAGCACCCCCATCCGCATCACCACCATCCCCAGCAGCGGCAGTGGCGTCTGCAGCATCAGCAGCGTCAGCAGCAATGTCATCAAG ATGGAACCAGAGGTGGTGGAGCAGCCCCAGACGTCGAGACTGGTGGTGGAGCAGCCCCAGACGTCGAGACTGGTGGTGGAGCAGCCCCAGACGTCGAGACTGGTGGTGGAGCAGCCCCAGACGTCGAGACTGGTggtggagcagccccaggcaccGAGACTGGTggtggagcagccccaggcaccGAGACTGGTggtggagcagccccaggcaccAAGACCGGTggtggagcagccccaggcaccGAGACCAGAGCCAGAGCTGCCCAACGGCATGGAAAAGGTCcaactgagggagctggagagAAGGAGCAAGCTGAATATCGAGGAGCTGAACAGGATCGAGGATGAGGATGTTCTGGATAAGATG CTGGATCGGACAACAGACTTCGAGGAGCGGCGACTGATCCGAAATGCCATGCGGGAGCTGCGCCAGCGCAAGCGAG ACCAGCGGGAGAAGGAGCGGGACCAGCGGCTGCAGGAGACAaggagccaggcagggagggccGGCCATGCCACCGAGACCACCACCACGCAGAGCACCCAGTCAGCCGATGGCTCGGCACGCAGCTCCGTCACCAAGACTGAGCGTCTCATCCAGTCTA GTGATGGCACCAAGACCTCCCGTACCACAACCATGGAGTCGAGTTATCTGAAGAGATCAGACA gTGGCAATAGCACATTTGTTCAAACAAAATCATCCTACAGCTCCTCATCCAAGAAGACAGGCAG CATCTTTGACCGTGAAGACGAGAGtgcctccaggcagagcagcctggctgcGCTGGAGCGGCGTCAGgctgagaaaaagaaggagCTGATGAAAGCTCAGAGCCTGCCCAAGACATCGGCCTCGCAGGCTCGCAAGGCCATGatggagaagctgcagaaggAGGGTGGGAG CTCGCCAAACCCCGCGCCAGCACGCAGCGCCGTACAGCGCTCCTCCAGCTGTGTGACCAATGCCAACAGCATCAAGCAGATGTTGCTGGACTGGTGCAGAGCCAAGACCCGAGGCTATGAG CACGTGGACATCCAGAACTTCTCGTCCAGCTGGAGTGATGGTATGGCCTTCTGCGCCTTGGTCCACAATTTCTTCCCCGAGGCGTTTGACTACAGCCAACTGACACCTCAGAACCGCCGCCACAACTTTGAAGTGGCCTTCTCCTCCGCAGA GAAGCACGCGGACTGTCCGCAGTTGCTGGACGTGGAGGACATGGTCCGGATGCGCGAGCCAGATTGGAagtgtgtgtacacatacatTCAGGAATTCTATCGCTGCCTGGTCCAGAAGGGGCTGGTAAAAACCAAAAAGTCGTAG